The sequence GGGCTGGGCTTGACCTCCTGCCCGGCGAGCGTCTGAGTGATGACTGGCGAGCTGGCGGGCTCGACTGCCACGCTGAGAATCTTCTTGCCCCTGGTGTTCTTGATATAACGCGAGACGCCAGTGATGGTGCCGCCAGTGCCGACACCGGACACCAACACGTCGATGTTGCCTTCGGTATCGTTCCAGATTTCCGGGCCGGTGGTTTTCTCGTGAATGGCCGGATTGGACGGGTTCTCGAACTGCTGCGGCAGGTAGTAATGCTCGGCGTCGGATGCGGCGATCTCCTTGGCCTTCTCGATGGCGCCCTTCATCCCTTTCGCCGGATCGGTGAGCACCAGTTCGGCACCGAGCGCCTTCAACACCTTGCGTCGTTCCAGGCTCATCGAGGCCGGCATGGTGAGCACCAACTTGTAGCCCCGCGCGGCGGCAACGAACGCCAGGCCGATGCCGGTATTGCCGGACGTCGGTTCGATGATGGTCATGCCGGGCTTGAGCAGACCGGTCTTCTCGGCGTCCCAGATCATGGCCGCGCCGATTCGGCATTTGACCGAATGTGCCGGATTGCGGCCTTCGATCTTGGCCATGATGCTGACGCCTTTGGGCCCCAGCCGATTGATCATGACCAACGGCGTGTTCCCGATGGCCTGTGCATTGTCAGCAAAAATGCGGCTCATGACAGTGTTCCTGCGAATGAAAAAACAGATTGATGAGCCTATGCGCACTCTTGTGGCGCGTCCAGCCGAACTCACCGCTACGACGCACGGTCCACCCACAAGGAAACACTTCATCGACGACTCCTTCGACCAGAACACGCCTGCCATGAAAACACGCTACCGAACCCCGCTGTGGATACTCCTTTCATTGGCGCTGCTGCTGTTGGTCGCTCACCTGGCCCTGCCTTATCTGGTGCTCAACTACCTGAACGACAAGCTGGCCGATATGGGTGAGTACCGCGGTCACGTCGATGATGTCGATCTGGCTTGGTGGCGCGGCGCGTACCGGGTCGACGGCTTGCTCATCGAGA is a genomic window of Stutzerimonas stutzeri containing:
- the cysK gene encoding cysteine synthase A; the protein is MSRIFADNAQAIGNTPLVMINRLGPKGVSIMAKIEGRNPAHSVKCRIGAAMIWDAEKTGLLKPGMTIIEPTSGNTGIGLAFVAAARGYKLVLTMPASMSLERRKVLKALGAELVLTDPAKGMKGAIEKAKEIAASDAEHYYLPQQFENPSNPAIHEKTTGPEIWNDTEGNIDVLVSGVGTGGTITGVSRYIKNTRGKKILSVAVEPASSPVITQTLAGQEVKPSPHKIQGIGAGFVPKNLDLSIVDQVEQVSDEESKAMALRLMREEGILCGISCGAAMAAAVRMAERPEMQGKNIVVILPDSGERYLSSMLFADMFGEQELQQ